One window from the genome of Sulfodiicoccus acidiphilus encodes:
- the slaA gene encoding S-layer protein SlaA has translation MIIKGDQLIYNGMEVATFVVVVSIPGRQSLTLNLNQLGYREYLSYNDTFTVPVTNSQLNSSTLPPGTTIQFEVNDLLSPAPNVTYVLTAPPVKPPPVEKVSSLETLLEAPTNRTFSSSVTAYLPSTSGTFDQHTLLVYVRDEALASKYPSTSLNPTAYLYLKLADGSYYQFLKGVDFALLTLNETYPDSGNFTGSIDYYLSGGYVVLDGHYVPADEMVGAQLTVSYSSLASLNSSNATVTFEGANMSVNVSSSDASPGAPVNVTLYAPGLVKSSYETLNSSDVLFVDFVAWNGGPFPAIVEGYNLSLVEESAGSPYFLARVYLGNASAADLVGDNSLTAHLGIFRGAPGSPSFSPMPTLTVAPGSTVMFYSLDQVSDLSSSSGVVPVNFYTTVRVKDVTPTVKILNSDPSTPYDVLSISLNYSVLSLLDLKPVLSNSPCAPTSGAPTSGFVASGYVKASVSGETINLCFVPRVSLNLPGGGGGTAEPGSIYYLSLPMTLWNGTPNSYSPAGLNVNATDSVSVTVVEYQFTNKVSPSGGITDLQRSDELLNGASVNVSAFISPVVEEFWSTQNLTDSLNNTVPIPQHPQCSENVNVTVWAPEAVNNPNLPDHGRSFNVTVTNNYTNIYTIQSSPSIVTCGYSTKVLTLYEIGNSDYYTANLVVLPYSFPGGSPPNTPPGELPVFIDSINRVSVKADIVVGEIPHLVVLYYFPLLENSTIFANGSSFFYVGSLPDPSVTSISIKGQQSNNVLTVGNTYSVNIEVTNLGTGTGPVNIITEIQYNHVTITSPETSASTLYSKQTITITMTFTPSISGTYTVTTIFYQNQELSEPYPISPIFTISINAVGSGGAGATFVSNRPVMYQDGLLGVDR, from the coding sequence TTGATAATTAAAGGGGACCAGTTAATCTACAACGGAATGGAGGTGGCCACGTTCGTGGTGGTGGTGTCGATCCCCGGAAGGCAGAGTTTGACCCTAAACCTGAACCAACTGGGTTACAGGGAATACCTATCGTACAACGACACCTTCACTGTTCCGGTGACGAATTCCCAGCTCAACTCGTCCACCTTACCTCCCGGCACGACCATCCAGTTCGAGGTGAACGACCTGTTAAGCCCAGCCCCTAACGTTACCTACGTCCTCACCGCACCTCCCGTTAAGCCACCCCCCGTTGAGAAGGTGTCGTCGTTGGAGACTCTCCTCGAGGCCCCCACTAATCGCACCTTCTCCTCATCGGTTACGGCCTACTTACCGTCCACTTCGGGAACCTTCGACCAGCACACCTTACTCGTTTACGTGCGGGACGAGGCCCTCGCCTCGAAATACCCTTCAACTTCCCTCAACCCAACGGCCTACCTTTACCTCAAACTAGCTGACGGTTCCTACTACCAGTTCCTGAAGGGGGTGGACTTCGCCCTCCTGACTCTGAATGAGACCTACCCCGACTCGGGTAACTTCACGGGGTCGATCGACTACTACCTCAGCGGAGGGTACGTGGTGCTCGACGGCCACTACGTGCCTGCTGACGAAATGGTCGGCGCCCAGCTGACCGTTTCCTACTCCTCCCTGGCTTCCCTGAACTCGTCCAACGCCACGGTGACGTTTGAGGGAGCCAACATGTCGGTGAACGTCAGCTCCTCGGACGCCTCGCCCGGGGCGCCGGTGAACGTCACCTTGTACGCCCCAGGGCTAGTGAAGTCGAGCTACGAGACCTTGAACTCCTCCGACGTGCTGTTCGTCGACTTCGTCGCGTGGAACGGTGGTCCCTTCCCGGCGATCGTGGAAGGCTATAACTTGTCACTCGTTGAGGAGTCTGCGGGAAGTCCGTACTTCTTGGCTAGGGTCTACCTAGGAAACGCTTCGGCCGCGGACTTGGTGGGGGACAACTCCCTCACTGCTCACCTCGGTATTTTCAGGGGTGCCCCGGGGAGTCCCAGTTTCTCGCCCATGCCCACGTTAACTGTAGCCCCCGGTAGTACGGTGATGTTCTACTCCCTGGACCAGGTGAGCGACCTGAGTTCCTCCTCAGGCGTAGTGCCTGTAAACTTCTACACGACGGTGCGAGTAAAAGACGTCACCCCTACGGTTAAAATACTGAACTCCGACCCATCCACTCCCTACGACGTCCTAAGCATTTCACTGAACTATTCGGTACTATCGCTTTTAGATCTCAAACCGGTACTCTCTAACTCACCGTGTGCCCCTACGTCTGGTGCCCCTACGTCTGGTTTCGTCGCCTCGGGTTACGTGAAGGCCTCAGTGTCGGGAGAAACGATCAACTTGTGTTTTGTCCCTCGCGTCTCCCTTAATTTACCAGGTGGCGGAGGTGGAACGGCGGAGCCTGGCTCCATCTACTATTTGAGCTTGCCCATGACCCTCTGGAACGGGACACCTAACTCGTACAGCCCAGCGGGACTGAACGTGAACGCTACGGACTCGGTGAGCGTGACTGTCGTGGAATATCAGTTTACGAACAAGGTCTCGCCCTCCGGTGGAATCACTGACCTTCAGAGATCGGATGAATTGTTGAATGGAGCCTCAGTCAACGTGAGCGCTTTCATCTCGCCCGTGGTGGAGGAGTTCTGGTCAACTCAGAACCTAACCGACTCCCTGAATAACACGGTACCAATACCTCAACATCCTCAATGTTCCGAAAACGTTAACGTAACTGTTTGGGCTCCCGAGGCAGTGAACAACCCCAACTTGCCCGACCACGGTAGGTCGTTCAACGTAACTGTGACCAACAACTATACCAACATCTACACTATTCAGTCTTCGCCTAGCATCGTCACTTGTGGGTATTCGACTAAGGTTTTGACCCTCTACGAGATAGGAAATAGTGACTATTACACTGCGAACCTCGTTGTTTTACCTTATTCTTTTCCTGGAGGCTCTCCTCCTAATACACCACCTGGAGAGTTACCTGTGTTTATTGATTCTATAAACAGGGTATCAGTGAAAGCGGACATTGTGGTCGGCGAGATACCCCACTTAGTAGTACTCTACTATTTTCCTCTTCTTGAGAACTCAACCATTTTCGCAAACGGTAGTAGCTTCTTCTACGTCGGGAGTCTCCCCGACCCGAGCGTGACCTCGATCAGCATAAAAGGCCAGCAATCGAACAATGTGTTGACGGTGGGAAACACCTACAGCGTAAACATTGAAGTGACCAACTTAGGGACTGGTACTGGCCCTGTAAACATCATAACGGAGATCCAGTATAACCACGTCACGATCACTTCACCCGAGACATCTGCCTCCACCCTATATAGTAAACAGACCATAACCATAACTATGACGTTCACGCCCTCAATTTCAGGGACATACACGGTAACGACCATTTTCTACCAGAACCAGGAGCTATCGGAACCCTACCCGATTTCACCAATCTTTACCATTTCGATCAACGCTGTAGGAAGTGGAGGGGCAGGAGCGACCTTCGTTTCCAACCGACCGGTGATGTACCAAGATGGCCTCTTGGGGGTAGACCGTTAG
- a CDS encoding HsdM family class I SAM-dependent methyltransferase, producing the protein MGSERTLLEEFSEVTLRYLREADLRHRKSLGQFFTPRHLREEVLSHIPRLTRPRVLDPACGTGEFLASAREHFVDPELHCWEVDSKLAQLARELVPEARVEVVDSLSRPFREEFDVVLGNPPYFQVPRAPLDPRYAGVTSGRPNVYALFIYLGLRLLRRDGYLGFVVSSSMNNGAYFSGLRRYLVENSEVVYLRTLPDSKAFVDANHTFQVLVLRKGSPSTERYVFRKGGRVILTERAEELRKAWEGASSLREAGYSVRTGKVVWNQVRDRLTDDPSKGVLLVWATNIGEGELRLHNTSRPQYVRWGEPDKGPAIVVNRVVGHPSRPRLRAAVIEGEFVAENHVNVVYPPSGTSMEELKELAGQLNDPDTAKYVSMVTGNTQVSARELEELVPVRLKRRGATLESFLS; encoded by the coding sequence TTGGGGTCGGAGAGGACGTTGCTGGAGGAGTTCAGTGAGGTGACCTTGAGGTACCTAAGGGAGGCCGACTTGAGGCACAGGAAGTCGCTGGGCCAGTTCTTCACTCCCAGACACCTCAGGGAGGAGGTGCTAAGTCACATACCTCGGTTGACGAGACCACGAGTGCTGGACCCGGCGTGTGGCACGGGGGAGTTCCTCGCATCCGCGAGGGAGCACTTCGTCGACCCGGAGCTCCACTGTTGGGAGGTGGACTCGAAGCTGGCTCAGCTGGCCAGGGAGCTGGTCCCCGAGGCCAGGGTAGAGGTGGTGGACAGCCTCTCTAGGCCTTTCCGGGAGGAATTCGACGTGGTGCTTGGGAACCCCCCTTACTTCCAGGTTCCCAGGGCCCCCCTGGACCCCAGGTACGCCGGAGTGACGAGTGGCAGGCCAAACGTGTACGCGCTCTTCATCTACCTGGGCCTCAGGCTCCTCAGGAGGGACGGTTACCTCGGCTTCGTTGTGTCCTCCTCCATGAACAACGGCGCGTACTTCTCGGGACTCAGGAGGTACTTGGTGGAGAACTCTGAGGTGGTGTACCTGAGGACGTTGCCGGACTCGAAGGCCTTCGTGGACGCAAACCACACGTTCCAGGTGCTCGTCCTCAGGAAGGGCTCGCCCTCGACCGAGAGGTACGTGTTCAGGAAGGGAGGGAGGGTGATACTGACGGAGAGGGCGGAGGAGCTCAGGAAGGCGTGGGAGGGCGCCTCAAGCCTTAGGGAGGCTGGGTACTCCGTCAGGACAGGTAAGGTGGTGTGGAACCAGGTGAGGGACAGGCTGACCGACGATCCGTCGAAGGGAGTCCTCTTGGTCTGGGCAACCAACATAGGAGAGGGGGAGCTCAGGTTGCACAACACCTCTAGGCCGCAGTACGTGAGGTGGGGAGAACCAGACAAGGGGCCCGCGATAGTGGTGAACAGGGTGGTGGGACATCCCAGCAGGCCCAGGTTGAGGGCCGCCGTCATTGAAGGCGAGTTCGTGGCGGAGAACCACGTTAACGTGGTGTACCCTCCTTCTGGGACGTCGATGGAGGAGCTCAAGGAGCTCGCAGGACAGCTCAACGATCCCGACACAGCCAAGTACGTGTCGATGGTGACGGGAAACACCCAGGTGTCGGCGAGGGAGCTGGAGGAACTCGTGCCGGTGAGGCTTAAAAGGCGTGGGGCTACGCTAGAGTCTTTCCTGAGTTAG
- a CDS encoding macro domain-containing protein: MKGDITALEVDVIVNAANSYLEHGGGVALAISEKGGPRIQRESTEYVRKHGPVPAGSVAVTSAGRLRAKYVVHAVGPIYGVEGDDKLESAVRNSILKAMELGAKSVALPAISTGAYGYPYERCALLTARVLREFREAGLRIVVCIYTDEGFEVFSRIFRKELGSP; encoded by the coding sequence ATGAAGGGAGACATAACCGCGCTTGAAGTCGACGTCATAGTTAACGCCGCCAACTCTTACCTGGAGCACGGAGGAGGGGTGGCCTTGGCGATATCGGAGAAGGGAGGACCTAGGATACAGAGGGAGAGCACGGAGTACGTGAGGAAACACGGGCCCGTTCCAGCCGGCAGCGTAGCCGTCACAAGTGCGGGCAGGCTGAGGGCCAAATACGTAGTCCACGCTGTGGGTCCCATCTACGGAGTTGAGGGGGACGACAAGCTGGAGTCCGCGGTGAGGAACTCGATCCTTAAGGCCATGGAACTTGGAGCAAAGAGCGTCGCCCTTCCAGCGATATCTACGGGTGCTTACGGCTACCCATACGAGAGGTGTGCACTCCTCACGGCGAGGGTGTTGAGGGAGTTCAGGGAGGCCGGCCTCAGGATAGTGGTCTGTATATACACCGATGAAGGATTCGAGGTCTTCAGTCGGATTTTCCGGAAGGAGCTCGGGTCCCCATAG
- a CDS encoding nucleotidyltransferase family protein gives MKAVILAGGQGKRLRPFTEDKPKPLIELAGRPIIEWQILWLREQGIRSFVVLAGYRRERLIEYLGGGKRLGVSVAFSVEDEPLGTAGALKNAAHLLNEEFLVVNGDVITDVKVASMSLNGEVASMVLVPLRSPYGVVYTKDDHVVRFEEKPLLGDYWINAGVYLMSPRVVEYLPDKGDLEKTTFPELASKGLLRAVKTHSYWRSIDSVKDVEEVSRDLEEGKVLNLRSP, from the coding sequence ATGAAAGCTGTCATACTGGCTGGGGGGCAGGGGAAACGTCTCAGACCCTTCACTGAGGACAAGCCGAAGCCGTTGATTGAACTGGCTGGGAGACCGATAATAGAGTGGCAAATACTCTGGCTCAGAGAGCAGGGAATAAGGTCGTTCGTAGTGCTGGCGGGCTACAGGAGGGAGAGGCTGATAGAGTACTTGGGCGGAGGGAAGAGATTGGGAGTGAGTGTCGCGTTTTCGGTGGAGGACGAACCCCTGGGGACGGCGGGAGCCCTGAAGAACGCCGCTCACCTCCTGAACGAGGAGTTCCTGGTGGTGAACGGTGACGTGATCACCGACGTAAAAGTGGCGTCTATGTCTCTGAACGGCGAAGTGGCGTCCATGGTTCTAGTCCCCCTGAGGAGCCCCTACGGTGTGGTCTACACTAAGGACGATCACGTGGTTAGGTTCGAGGAGAAACCTCTTCTGGGCGACTACTGGATAAACGCCGGAGTTTACCTCATGAGTCCGCGGGTGGTGGAGTACCTGCCCGACAAGGGGGACTTGGAGAAGACCACGTTCCCTGAACTGGCCTCTAAGGGTCTCCTCAGGGCAGTGAAGACACACTCCTACTGGAGGTCCATAGACTCGGTTAAGGACGTTGAGGAAGTTAGTAGGGACCTAGAGGAAGGGAAGGTCCTCAACTTGAGGAGTCCCTAG
- a CDS encoding STK_08120 family protein produces MRVSRSIDLHPSGKDPLWRALSDPNYVFPRLFPPVKQVHQVGGSFRGDGKFIGSSFVLNIYREVRGDEVAYHFVLTTGGKEGSGELLIKFADRRVLLEFQYSGWMENVSGIFFVRRWFDGFLGKVVSDSRNLDLGAGV; encoded by the coding sequence GTGAGGGTTTCCAGGTCAATAGACCTCCATCCAAGCGGGAAGGATCCGCTCTGGAGGGCGCTGTCGGATCCAAACTACGTGTTCCCGAGGCTTTTCCCTCCAGTGAAACAGGTGCACCAGGTCGGAGGTTCCTTCAGAGGTGACGGGAAGTTCATAGGCTCTAGTTTCGTGCTCAACATATACAGGGAGGTTCGAGGGGACGAGGTGGCGTACCACTTCGTCCTCACTACAGGAGGGAAGGAAGGTTCAGGGGAACTGCTCATTAAGTTCGCTGACCGACGAGTTCTCCTAGAGTTTCAGTACTCTGGATGGATGGAAAATGTCTCTGGAATTTTCTTCGTGAGGAGGTGGTTCGACGGTTTCCTAGGGAAAGTTGTGAGTGACTCCCGTAACCTCGATCTTGGGGCTGGGGTGTGA
- a CDS encoding MFS transporter, protein MKSIALVSFLALVAVNQLSWIEFSSITNFVAATYHVSAFDVGLFVILFPLVYILTSLPVGWFIDSKGPYLSVTLGGALMTVSSFVRLAHGLFPLVIGQLGIAVAQPFLLNSTAKFAESLYPSRASLIIGAETAAVFVGIALGLGVPPLVLGDFLYFLLASAVTSLVFTALSLPSTKYPFVVLKGRGSVHLRELWPVYYVVGVGMGLFIGVLTWISQILAQFSDAQVGLVGTSLVLGGMIGSVILPAVTYRTGKVRLLLAVLPAVVVLSAIYALVSSLYAQVVVNVALGFLMVGAFPVLIDLAASIDPKQAGVVNSAVWFFGNLGGVAIPLGAFPLLSGVWIHYSVPMIASSALLAVGVAFVPRLKSLEEVGHS, encoded by the coding sequence GTGAAGTCCATCGCGTTGGTCTCTTTCCTGGCTCTGGTTGCGGTGAACCAGCTCTCCTGGATAGAGTTCTCGTCCATAACCAACTTCGTGGCGGCTACCTACCACGTCTCCGCCTTCGACGTGGGACTCTTCGTCATACTTTTCCCACTCGTCTACATACTCACTTCTCTGCCAGTCGGGTGGTTCATAGACTCCAAGGGACCCTACCTATCCGTGACTTTGGGAGGAGCGTTGATGACTGTCTCCTCTTTCGTTAGGCTGGCTCACGGACTATTCCCACTTGTGATTGGACAGTTGGGAATAGCTGTGGCTCAGCCCTTCCTATTGAACAGCACAGCGAAGTTCGCAGAGTCGTTGTATCCAAGTAGGGCGTCCCTAATCATCGGGGCGGAGACGGCGGCGGTCTTCGTGGGCATAGCTTTGGGCCTAGGTGTCCCTCCCCTGGTACTGGGGGATTTCCTCTACTTTCTGCTGGCTTCTGCCGTGACTAGCCTCGTCTTCACAGCGTTGTCCCTTCCCTCAACGAAGTACCCCTTCGTCGTGTTAAAGGGGAGGGGATCAGTTCACTTAAGGGAACTCTGGCCGGTCTACTACGTTGTGGGGGTGGGCATGGGGCTATTCATAGGGGTCCTCACGTGGATAAGCCAGATCCTGGCTCAGTTCTCCGACGCACAGGTGGGATTGGTGGGAACTTCCTTGGTGTTGGGGGGAATGATAGGGAGCGTGATCCTACCTGCCGTAACCTATAGGACAGGGAAGGTCAGACTCCTACTCGCCGTCTTGCCGGCCGTTGTAGTGCTCTCCGCCATCTACGCGTTGGTCTCTAGCCTATACGCTCAGGTAGTCGTGAACGTAGCTCTGGGGTTCCTCATGGTGGGGGCGTTCCCTGTGCTCATAGACCTGGCCGCATCCATAGACCCGAAGCAAGCTGGAGTAGTGAACTCAGCGGTGTGGTTCTTCGGGAACTTGGGAGGAGTCGCGATCCCCCTCGGAGCCTTTCCTCTCCTTTCCGGCGTCTGGATTCACTACTCCGTACCCATGATCGCGAGCTCCGCTTTATTGGCAGTGGGAGTAGCCTTCGTCCCGAGGCTCAAGTCGCTCGAGGAAGTGGGGCACAGCTGA
- a CDS encoding Glu/Leu/Phe/Val family dehydrogenase: MFLEADGIVPDDLGPLGVFKFRDPSLNLDSVVVVDTAPHGVAAGGVRMLGDVTVKEVAQLARVMSYKFATFDIPIGGAKAGVLLDPRDGRRRAALRSFGRSAASLLKTGLYVPGEDMGTNAEDLAQIYDAAGVKDFSPSPLATKVVDGLPLEDQFTGFGVAVSARTALELAGMELNGAKVAVEGYGKVGRGVVRAIHRMGAKVVAVSTVEGTLYSPDGLDVQKLESMRREYGDSLVLHYGLPPLRREDLYSLDVDVLVPGARMHVIDGARLRSVRAKVIVEAANEPLTEEAEELAFRRGILVVPDLVANAGGVLSEVMARAVGVNDESAIFKFLEQTISSKVRDSLSVGRPPRLALIEEARRKLLTPTSVTDPVRELERRFGK, encoded by the coding sequence GTGTTCCTGGAAGCCGACGGGATAGTCCCGGACGACCTGGGTCCGCTAGGAGTGTTCAAGTTCAGGGACCCGTCCCTAAACCTAGATTCGGTAGTTGTGGTTGACACCGCCCCCCACGGCGTCGCGGCCGGAGGGGTGAGGATGCTGGGTGACGTCACGGTTAAGGAGGTCGCCCAACTGGCGAGGGTAATGAGCTACAAGTTCGCCACCTTCGACATTCCTATAGGGGGAGCCAAGGCTGGCGTACTTCTGGATCCCAGGGACGGGAGGAGGAGAGCTGCACTGAGGTCCTTCGGCAGGTCAGCGGCTTCCCTACTGAAGACGGGGCTCTACGTCCCAGGTGAGGACATGGGGACCAACGCCGAGGACTTGGCGCAGATCTACGACGCCGCCGGAGTTAAGGACTTCTCTCCATCTCCCCTGGCGACGAAGGTGGTGGACGGGCTACCACTGGAGGATCAGTTCACTGGGTTTGGCGTAGCCGTCTCAGCCAGGACAGCTCTCGAGTTGGCGGGGATGGAACTGAATGGAGCTAAGGTCGCGGTGGAGGGGTACGGCAAGGTGGGAAGAGGAGTGGTGAGGGCCATCCACAGGATGGGAGCTAAGGTTGTGGCGGTGTCCACCGTTGAAGGTACCCTATATTCCCCCGACGGGCTCGACGTGCAGAAGCTGGAGTCCATGAGGAGGGAGTACGGGGATTCCCTGGTCCTGCACTACGGTCTACCTCCTCTAAGGAGGGAGGACCTCTACTCGCTTGACGTGGACGTGCTCGTTCCAGGGGCTAGGATGCACGTCATAGACGGGGCGAGACTCCGCTCCGTGAGAGCCAAAGTCATAGTCGAGGCCGCCAACGAGCCACTGACCGAAGAAGCGGAGGAACTCGCCTTCAGGAGGGGAATCCTCGTTGTGCCTGACCTCGTGGCTAACGCTGGCGGGGTGTTGTCTGAGGTCATGGCCAGGGCGGTGGGAGTCAACGACGAGTCAGCTATATTCAAGTTCCTAGAGCAGACTATATCGTCGAAGGTGAGGGACTCCCTCTCGGTGGGGAGGCCACCCAGATTAGCCTTAATCGAGGAGGCCAGGAGGAAGTTGTTGACACCTACGAGCGTGACTGACCCAGTCAGGGAACTGGAGAGGAGGTTCGGTAAGTGA
- a CDS encoding MFS transporter: MGIGLMLGSVVFLALTSVLPQSAMLSYGWRIPFLLSFLMVAVGLALRLKVDETPLFRKAKERGLLVAVPSRDTFRKYWREVLLGTVIAGSLGTIFYVGAVLLPTYYSLLGLSPSSVFLGAFAFAASEVTFVFVGGALGDAAGRKPVLLIANGLPLLAVYPVFLFHSVATFFAAMVLFGFFHGVGYSPLAALIAEIFPTNVRYTGSSSAYQFGNAFLGDRRATFQQI, translated from the coding sequence GTGGGAATCGGGCTGATGCTGGGAAGCGTAGTCTTCCTGGCCCTCACCTCCGTCCTCCCACAGAGTGCCATGCTGAGTTACGGGTGGAGGATACCGTTTCTCCTCTCGTTCCTCATGGTGGCCGTGGGTCTAGCCCTCCGACTCAAAGTCGACGAGACCCCTCTCTTCAGGAAGGCCAAGGAGAGAGGCCTGTTGGTGGCGGTACCGTCCAGGGATACCTTCAGGAAGTACTGGAGGGAGGTGCTGTTGGGCACAGTAATAGCGGGCTCCCTCGGGACGATCTTCTACGTCGGTGCGGTGCTTCTACCCACATACTACTCCCTGTTGGGGCTTAGTCCCTCCTCGGTGTTCTTGGGGGCCTTCGCTTTCGCCGCCTCCGAGGTGACCTTCGTGTTCGTTGGTGGAGCCCTAGGAGATGCGGCCGGAAGGAAACCCGTCCTCCTAATAGCGAACGGTCTTCCGCTCCTCGCGGTTTACCCAGTTTTCCTTTTCCACTCCGTTGCGACGTTCTTCGCGGCTATGGTCCTGTTCGGTTTCTTCCACGGGGTGGGTTACTCTCCCCTCGCGGCCCTGATAGCAGAGATATTTCCCACAAACGTCAGGTACACCGGTTCGTCCTCAGCCTATCAGTTCGGCAACGCCTTCCTGGGGGACCGGCGAGCTACGTTTCAGCAGATCTAG
- a CDS encoding aldo/keto reductase — protein sequence MERKKLGWTGEEISPLILGTFEHGVRTLVSEEEAVKLLNRAIELGINAFDTAESYGKGESERVLGKVIKGVKRDEVFLITKVSPEHLRYDDVLKSAERSMRRLDVSYIDLYLVHWPNHYVPLRETAKAMEKLVNDGKVRYVGVSNFSLPLLREFREHLSRTDVAADEVHYNLLFRAIEEEVYPYASREGIPILAYDPLGLGYLVGRREIRDEYRWYFLAKDGVVEALAPLVEEVRKTAERLGLTPAQVLLGWLTSKELVFPVFNTTKQKHLEENVGFRETPLDAIQSLESISTKVWLDLRSKELV from the coding sequence GTGGAAAGGAAGAAGTTGGGTTGGACCGGGGAGGAGATTTCTCCCCTAATACTCGGCACATTCGAACACGGCGTGAGAACCCTCGTCAGTGAGGAGGAGGCAGTGAAGCTCCTGAACAGGGCCATAGAGCTGGGGATCAACGCGTTCGACACTGCGGAGTCCTACGGCAAAGGAGAGTCCGAGAGGGTGTTGGGCAAGGTGATAAAGGGGGTGAAAAGGGACGAGGTGTTCCTCATCACCAAGGTTTCCCCGGAACACCTAAGGTACGACGACGTCCTCAAGTCTGCGGAGAGGAGCATGAGGAGGCTAGACGTCTCCTACATCGACCTCTACCTAGTCCACTGGCCTAACCACTACGTCCCCCTCAGGGAGACGGCGAAGGCCATGGAGAAGTTAGTTAACGACGGGAAGGTGAGGTACGTGGGAGTGAGCAACTTCTCCCTCCCCCTCCTGAGGGAGTTCAGGGAACACCTGTCGAGGACGGACGTGGCGGCAGACGAAGTGCATTACAACCTACTGTTCAGGGCAATCGAGGAAGAGGTCTACCCTTACGCTAGTAGGGAGGGGATTCCGATTCTGGCCTACGATCCCCTCGGCTTAGGCTACCTGGTAGGAAGGAGGGAGATTAGGGACGAGTACAGGTGGTACTTCCTCGCTAAGGACGGAGTAGTCGAGGCCCTCGCTCCCCTAGTGGAGGAAGTGAGGAAGACGGCAGAGAGATTGGGGCTCACGCCAGCACAGGTCCTCCTAGGCTGGTTGACATCAAAGGAGCTAGTGTTCCCTGTATTCAACACGACTAAACAGAAGCACCTAGAAGAGAACGTCGGCTTCAGAGAGACGCCGCTCGACGCCATCCAGTCGCTTGAGTCTATTTCAACCAAAGTGTGGCTAGACTTACGCTCGAAGGAACTGGTATAG
- a CDS encoding DUF3782 domain-containing protein: MSVKEEILRLLKEDPDFRRELSDVLGLTAFSQLKEATEQLSKVVVQSRDLAVRLEGVVERLVQRVDQLTQRVDQLAVRMDQLAEAQRKTEEELKLLAEAQRKTEERLNQLTQRVDQLAVRMDQLADAQRKTEERLNQLTQRVDQLADAQRKTEERLNQLTQRVDQLADAQRKTEERLNQLTQRVDQLADAQRKTEERLNQLTQRVDQLAVRMDQLAEAQRKTEERLNQLTQRVDQLAVRMDQLADAQRKTEERLNQLTQRVDQLAEAQRKTEEELKLLAEAQRKLEEFLLATRKEFSERFDRLENKIGMLDKTISSLGQRWGVSYEELIREFFKEIVESEGINLDFINRFTYKDQQGNFGAKGTRYEVDIYAKDDKVYLMEVKSFAEGDDVEWFNTKCDVLTRVLGLKNPIKLFLAVTAREDAVESSKAHGVKLIYGNLVEEPKRSKGKSEEDLSA; the protein is encoded by the coding sequence ATGAGCGTTAAAGAGGAGATATTGCGACTGTTGAAGGAAGACCCTGATTTCCGAAGAGAATTAAGTGATGTATTAGGGCTCACGGCATTTAGCCAGCTCAAGGAGGCTACAGAGCAGTTGTCTAAGGTAGTAGTCCAGTCCAGGGACTTAGCTGTCCGTTTAGAGGGCGTGGTGGAGAGGTTGGTGCAGAGGGTCGATCAACTGACGCAGAGGGTCGACCAGTTGGCGGTCAGGATGGACCAGTTGGCGGAGGCCCAGAGGAAGACGGAGGAAGAACTCAAGCTGTTGGCGGAGGCCCAGAGGAAGACGGAGGAGAGGTTGAACCAACTGACGCAGAGGGTCGACCAGTTGGCGGTCAGGATGGACCAGTTGGCGGATGCTCAGAGGAAGACGGAGGAGAGGTTGAACCAACTGACGCAGAGGGTCGACCAGTTGGCGGATGCTCAGAGGAAGACGGAGGAGAGGTTGAACCAACTGACGCAGAGGGTCGACCAGTTGGCGGATGCTCAGAGGAAGACGGAGGAGAGGTTGAACCAACTGACGCAGAGGGTCGACCAGTTGGCGGATGCTCAGAGGAAGACGGAGGAGAGGTTGAACCAACTGACGCAGAGGGTCGACCAGTTGGCGGTCAGGATGGACCAGTTGGCGGAGGCCCAGAGGAAGACGGAGGAGAGGTTGAACCAACTGACGCAGAGGGTCGACCAGTTGGCGGTCAGGATGGACCAGTTGGCGGATGCTCAGAGGAAGACGGAGGAGAGGTTGAACCAACTGACGCAGAGGGTCGACCAGTTGGCGGAGGCCCAGAGGAAGACGGAGGAAGAACTCAAGCTGTTGGCGGAGGCCCAGAGGAAGTTAGAGGAGTTCTTATTGGCTACAAGGAAGGAGTTCTCAGAGAGGTTCGATAGGTTGGAGAACAAAATAGGGATGCTAGACAAGACCATTAGTAGCCTCGGTCAAAGGTGGGGAGTCAGTTACGAGGAGCTGATAAGGGAGTTCTTCAAAGAGATTGTCGAGAGTGAAGGGATAAACTTAGACTTCATAAACAGGTTCACCTACAAAGACCAACAGGGTAATTTCGGTGCTAAGGGAACTAGGTATGAAGTCGATATATATGCTAAAGACGATAAGGTCTATCTCATGGAGGTCAAATCCTTCGCAGAGGGCGACGATGTGGAGTGGTTCAACACTAAGTGCGACGTCCTGACTAGAGTATTAGGACTGAAGAACCCCATTAAGTTGTTCTTGGCAGTTACAGCTAGGGAGGACGCGGTGGAGAGTAGCAAGGCCCACGGAGTTAAGCTGATATATGGAAATCTGGTGGAAGAACCCAAGAGGTCCAAAGGGAAGAGCGAGGAAGACCTCTCAGCGTAG